The Eubacterium maltosivorans genome includes the window TTATACCTGTTGGCCTCCAATCTCGAGCAGGTCTTTCCACGGGATACGCTGCTTGAAAAAATCTGGGGCTACGATTATTACGGCGACACCCGAACGGTCGACATGCACGTTCAGCGAATCCGCCGCAAGATCGATACCCAGCCCAATAAATTCATCCAAACCGTTTTTGGGATCGGATATAAAATGAGGAAAATCTGATGCAAATGACCTACCGGGGGCGAATGATTGTTTACAATATCGCCCTTTTTATCGCTACCTTTATCATTGTTATTTTCTGTGTGGTCCAGGGCGTTACCTACTACTATATCAACCAGGCAAAGGATAAGCTCGGGGTCATGAGTCAGGACGCAGTGCTTTATATTGGCCAGGAGCTCAAGGCCAGCTCCTCCGAAGCGGCCAATGAAACCCGCTACATCGACAACAGCCTGTCCTTCAGCAAAAGCATTGCCCAGCTCGAAAACAGCCGGGTTATTCTTTTCGACGCCGCCGGCAACGCCATTGCGGACTCCGTCTCGATTCCGGACAATCAATTTCTGAGCAATGAGATTGCCCTTTCTCGCCAAAAGGACAGTCCGGTCATGACTCTGAAAAGCATCGACAACACCAGTGTTCTTTATTATGTATCGCCAATCGAGATCGACAATAATTTTCTTGGCTATGTTGGCTTTATCTATTCACTGGATAATATGGACTCCTTCCTCAGCCTGTGCACGCTTTTGTTTGTCATCGGCGGAATTCTGGGCCTGACCATTCTGGTGGTGGTCACCCTGTCCTTCTCCAAGCATTTTGTCCAGCCCATCAAGGATTTGACCCGCATTTCAAGCGAAATCAACAAGGGCAATTACAATGTCATGGTTCATTACAGCCGGGACGATGAGATCGGGGATCTCACCCAGGTTTTTAACAAGATGTCTCAGAATGTCAACAATGTAATCCTACAGCTGGAATCCGAACGAAAACGCCTCGCCAGTGTTCTGGCCTCCCTTGACGACGGGTTGCTGGCCATAGACAAAAAGGGGAATATCATCACGTCCAATTCCTATATCAAAACCTACTTTAATATATCCAACCCCAAAACAATCTATGATTTCCAGTACCAGTCCTTCCTCCGGGATATGTTTGACGATCTTAAAAACGGCAAGGACCATATATCAGAGGAAATCGACTGTAACGGCCGTAATCTCCTTATCATCGGCAGTCCCATCCGGGAAGCCGGCTATGAAGAAAATTACATGATCATCATCCGTAACGTCACTGCCACCAAGCAGTTCCAGAATGAACAGAAAAAATTCATCAGTTCAGTTTCACATGAGCTGCGGACGCCGCTGACGACCATTATCGGCTACACGGATATGCTCACCCGGAGACAGGTGGTGGACCCCGAAATTCTGAACCGTTCGCTGTCGACCATCAATCGTGAGGGGCACCGTCTGCTGCGCCTTGTGGATGATTTACTGAATGTGAACCAGTTTGATAAAATCGAATTTGACGTTAAAAAGGCTAACCTCGACCTGCATGCCCTGCTCATCGATGTCGTCGACCAAATGCAGATTAAATCCAGCCAAAACGACATTGAGATCAACTATAAATCGGACGAGAACCTGCCGGAGATACTCGGCGATTACGACCGGCTCCAACAGCTTTTCATCAATGTTTTACACAACGCGATCAAATACTCTGACAAAGGGGATATCATCGACGTGGTTTCCACGCGCGAAGACGGCAGTATTGTTGTTTCAATCCGCGATTACGGTGTTGGTATCTCCGACGTGGAAAAGGACCGCATCTTCAATGCTTTCTACCGTGTCGATGAAGACCGCGCCCGGAGCGAGGGCGAAGGTGGCGCTGGACTTGGCCTCTACCTGGTAAAACAGATCGTTGAAAAGCACAATGGCACCATCCGCGTCGACAGCCAGGTCGGTGAAGGCACCAACGTTATCGTAACCCTGCCCGTCATTGAAAAAGCACTTGCCGGAGGTGAAGAAAATGAAAAAGAATAAATGGATCACGCTGCTTCTGCTTTGTGCGCTCCCATTTTTCCTCGGCGGCTGCAGAAGCTTTCTGGTGCCCCAGGATAAACCGCTGGCTCTTAACAACGCACTGCTTCAGCAAAAAAACGCACAGAGCAAAATGGAAATCCTTTCCTTTGAAAACATCGGAACCGGGATGGTTCAGGACATATCTTACGACGGCAGCACACTTCTGTTACTTAACACCACTGAAGCGCCGCCCATCACCTATAACATCAATTTGCTCAAGGTGGGTGAAAATGAAAACCAGCTGACCAGCTTTGTCAATTCCGAAAAGCACCAGCTTTCCGCCAAATTCGACGAATACGCCAGAGGTGTCTTTTATGTTGAAAAGGGGCTGGACACTGGAAACGAAAAATCCTCAAACCAGCTTATCTGGACCTCCATCGACAAGAGCGTTACAAAGACCATTTCCTCTCCTGAGGAAAATGTCAACTCAAATATCTGTATTGTGGACGATAGCAGCGTCATCTACAGCAACACCAGCAATCAGATTGTCATGGCAAACTCAGACGGCGACCGCCGTATTTACCATACGGTCCGCGGCATTCCCGTTCAAGATATCCAATATTACCCCAAAAACAACGCGGTTATCTTCACAGGTACAGACCCGACCGATGATCAGAAAACAAACCTGTACCTTTCCGAGATAAAGGACGGAACTGATGAGCTCAGCTCTACCCTAATCGATGAAAATGTTATAAACTTTGATATTAACCGCCAAAACGGCAGCATTATCTACACGCAAAATTATGGAGATTCCAACCGGATCATGAGTTACAGTATCAGCAAAGGGACTCAGGCCTCCGTTATCAGCGAAGGGAATTTTACTTCGGCGGTGTATACGCCAGGCGGAGAGAAAATCCTGTACACGCAGTTTTCCAGCATCAATACCAAGACCTCTCAGTCCATCTGGATCATGGATGCAAACGGAAAAAACAAGCTGCAGATATCCGCCCCCCTGACCCTGACCTCGGCAATTATCGCCCACCCCTACAAGTCCACGATCTATTTCTCCATCGAGAAAAAAAGGGAGGCAACTACTGCCGACACCAAAGGGCAGCCCATTTCACAAATCTACAAAATCGATTATAACATTAATTAGCCGCAACGCCCGGGTACCATGCTGGTACCCGGGCGTTGTCTTTATAAATATATGCGCACTTTTTAACAAAACAATGGCTGATTATGATATAATAGAACATAATGACGAATACATTTCAGGAGGAAAATTTATTTTATGGACAGTAGCAGTCTAATAATGATGTTTGTTCTCGCACTGCTTATTTTAATGTCGGCCTATTTTTCGGCCACCGAGACAGCCTTTTCAACCTTTAACAAAATCCGCATGAAAAACATGGCGGCCGAAGGCAATAAGAAAGCAGCTCTGGTACTGAACATCAGCAAAGACTACGACAAAATGCTCTCGACCATTCTCATCGGCAACAATATTGTGAACATTACCTCAGCCTCGCTGGCAACCGTCCTGTTTACCCGGTATTTTGGCGATCTGGGCGTCACCATCTCCACTGTGGTCATGACCATCCTTGTTTTGATTTTCGGGGAAATTTCTCCCAAAAGTATGGCCAAAGAGAGCCCTGAGAAGTTTTCTGTTTTTTCAGCGCCGATTTTAAATTTTTTTATTTATCTTCTGACACCCCTGACCTTTGTCTTTTCACAGTGGAAAAGACTGCTGTCAAAATTTTTCAAATCCGCGGACGGTCCCAGCTTCACTGATGAAGAACTGAAAACCATTGTGGATGAAGCCCAGAACGAAGGGGTATTAGACGAACATGAGAGCGAGCTGATCCGTTCCGCCATTGAATTTGACGACCTCAGTGCCGGGGATATTGCCATTCCCAGAGTCGATATCTCTGCCATCGATCTCGAAACGCCGCTGGATGAAATAGAACAGCTCTTTTCAACCACCGGTTACTCCAGACTTCCGGTATACATCAAAAGCATTGATAATATCATTGGCATGATCCATGAGAAGGATTTTCATTCACTGATCAATCACGATATTACCTCTATTCAGGGAATTGTGGCCGATGTGGTGTACGCCAGTGAAAACATGAAAATCTCTACGCTGCTGCGGCTGCTTCAAAAGTCTAAGACCCATATGGCCATTGTCGCGGACGAATTCGGCGGCACATTTGGGCTGGTCACCCTTGAAGATATACTGGAAGAGCTTGTGGGCGATATATGGGACGAACATGACCAGATCGTGGAAGTTTTCAAGCCCCTGGACGATCATACAACCCTGGTTTCCTGCCATGCTAACCTCATCGATATGTTTGAATACTTCAATATCCAATTTCAAAATAAGGACCTGGACTCCAATACCGTCAACGGCTGGGTGGTTGACCTGCTTGGCCATATACCAAAGGTCGGCGACACCTTCACCTATGAAAATCTTGCCATTACCATCACAAAAGCCAGCCTCAAGTGTGTTCTTGAAATCAAGATCGTCCGGACAGAAGAGCCTGAAAAAGATGCTTGAATTTAATCCATTAAAAAAAGCCTGCAAAAACGGCAGGCTTTTTTATTTTTTTGCTTAAACCATGCGAACCTTACCTTGATAAACCATCCCGCGCTTCGGATCGACGGAGATCAGCTTACCATGTCCGATGATTTCGAGGGCCTTTTCAACGCCGACGATTACCGGAATATTATAGTGTAATCCGGCAATGGCGCCTTCGGAGCTCAGGCCGCCTTCTTCTGTAATGATGGCCGCTGCCTTGTCCAATATCCACGAAATATCCGGCGATAAGGATTTGACAACCAGGATATCCCCTTCCTTGAATTCAGAAGCGTTATCTTCATTGATCAGTTTTGCATAGCCTGTTACCGGCTTATCACCAATACCGGTACCACTCATAATCGCATTGCCCACGGTATGGACTTTGATCATATTCGTATTGCCCTGTACGCCAAGGGGTACGCCAGCCGCCACAACGGCCAGATCGCCAATTTTGACAACGCCCAGCTCTACAGCCGCCTGTACCGAGTCATGCACCATGGAGTCAGTATCTCTGAGCTCTGTCATATACATGCAGTAAACACCCCAGGAAAGGGTTAAACGGCGGACAGTGGATACTTTATCACTGACAGCTAAAATTGTACATTCCGGGCGGTATTTAGACAGCATACGCGGTGTATGTCCAGAGGAGGTCGCCGCAATAATAGCTGTCGCATCCAGGTTAGCTGCAATCTGTACAGCGGCTTCACTAACCGCATTGGTGATGGTCAGTTCGCCGTGCTCTGGTTTTTGACGGTTAATGTATTCTTCAGAGCGCTCTGTTTTTTCCACGATATTTGCCATGGTTTCAACCGCCTGTACCGGATAAGCACCCGCTGCGGTTTCGCCAGAAAGCATTACTGCATCCGTACCGTCAAATACCGCGTTGGCAACATCACCAACTTCGGCTCTTGTCGGTCTTGGATTACGGATCATGGAATCCAGCATCTGTGTGGCTGTGATAACCGGTTTACCCAGAAGATTACATTTTTTAATGATGCTCTTCTGCACCAATGGCACTTCCTCAGCCGGGATTTCTACACCAAGGTCCCCCCTGGCAACCATAATACCATCAGAAACCGCTAAAATACGGTCGATTTTTTCAACACCTTCACGGTTTTCAATTTTGGAAATAATCTGGATATTTCCGCCGCCGTTATTTTCGAGTACCTTACGGATCGCAATAACATCCTGCGGCTTGCGCACAAAGGACGCTGCGACAAAGTCGACTTTCTGCTTAATCCCAAAGATTAAGTCACTTTCATCCTTGGGTGTCAAACCTGGCAGATTAATTTCGACATTTGGAATATTGACGCTTTTTTTAGAGCCCAATACACCTCCGTTGTCGATACTGCAATAGATTTCTGTTCCATCAATGCGGTCGACATTCAGTTCGATCAGTCCATCGTCAATCAGAATTTTATTTCCTACTGACAAGTCATCCGGCAGCCCTTCATAGCTGACACTGACACGGTCTGCATCCCCTTCGATCTGTTCCGAGGTCAGCACAATTTTTTTACCGGTTTCAAGGGTTACTTTTCCTTCTTTTAAGTCTCCGGTACGGATTTCCGGACCTTTTGTATCCAGCATCAGCGCGACTGGAATGTTCAGCTCTTTACGCACTTCTTTAATTCTCTGGATTCTTCCCGCATGCTCTTCATGGCTGCCGTGTGAAAAGTTTAAACGCGCTACATTCAGCCCGCCCTGGATCATTTTGGTTAAAATCTCTTTTGAATCGGATGCCGGCCCAAGGGTACACACCATTTTTGTTTTTTTCATACTGTTATAACCTCACTTTATATTAATATTTATGTCAAATTTCTTAAATCGTTAAATCGACAGGATCTTTGCAATTTTGTACATGTCTTTACGGAAAACTTTTGGAGTTTCCAGCGCCTCCTCAAGGGGAACCATGATGTACTCGCCCTTGCGCTGTACCACAACATTTCCGGTATTGTCATTAACGATCGCTTCTACCGCTTTATATCCCATAAAGCTTGCAAGATTGCGGTCAAAATGAGACGGTGATCCACCTCTTTGGATATACCCTAAATTGGTGCCTTTAGTTGTAACCTGTGTCAATTCCTCAATTTTTTTGCAGTAATCACGGTAGCTGCCGCAGCCTTCAGCCAGCATGACAATGCTGTGAAGCTTCCCACGATCCTTGCCAGCCAGCAGCCGGTCACAGATTCCCTCAAGGTTAGTTTCAATTTCAGGGATGATCAATGCCTCTGCACCAACCGAGAAGCCTGCATACAGAGCGATATCTCCGCAGGTACGTCCCATGACCTGCACCACGTTGATCCGGTTGTGGGAAAAGGTGGTATCACGGATTTTTCCAATGGCTTCAATGGCTGTAGTCACAGCGGTGTCAAAGCCGATGGTAAAATCACTGGCGCCAAAGTCATTATCAATGGTCCCGGGAATCCCCACAACGCTCACACCCAGCTTTTTCAATGCCAGTGCCCCGCTCAGGCTCCCGTCTCCGCCGATGATAATCAGATGTTCAATGCCATACTCCCTCAAAACCTCGGCTGCGCGCTTCTGTCCTGCCTCGGTCGGAAAAAACTCACTTCTGGAGGTTCTTAAAATGGTACCACCCTTTTGCAGAATATCTGCGACTGAATAGACATTTAATGGGCTGATATCTTTATCCAGCAGGCCTGCATAGCCGCGATTGATGCCGTAAACATCAATTTTATGATAAATGGCTGTCCGGACAACTGCCCGGATCGCCGCGTTCATTCCTGGTGCGTCACCACCACTCGTTAAAATACCAATTTTCATTTGAGTACCTCCACTTTATTCTGCCCTAGAATTGCTTCCAGGTTATTTATTAATTCATCACAGACGCTCACCCAAAGGTTTTTATCTGCGCCAAATTTTTTATGTTCTTTTTCAAAATGCAGCTCCACTGGCACTTGACCCGGTGTTTTCATTAAAACGGATTTGATCTCTTTTAGCAAGGGCTTTTGTGTAAAATCTGTAAAATGAATGACCAGCTTCTCCTTCTGTTCAGACGGTGCATACACTGTTCTTTCCTCTTTCACCTGCGGAATATCCGCTTTCAGGCTGAGAGGATAGACCTGTTCGCAGATAACAGAAACATTCATTTCTTCATTATAATTTATTTTACCTCTCACAATCACCGCATGGTCCACAGTCAGGAGAGGACGGTATTTCTCCAATGTATTGGGGAATACAACCACCTCCAGGCGGCCGTATAAATCTTCCAGTGTCATAAAAGCCATCAGCTTGCCATTGCGGGTAATCTGATTTTTGATGTCATCGATGAGTCCGCCAATAATCACTGCCCCGCCGTCTCTGATTCCAGAATCTCTCAGGTCTTCATAGCTGTCAAGCATACTGCTGTTAAGGTTTGTCTTTTCTTTTAAGGTATTCTCATACTTTTCGAGGGGGTGCCCCGTAACATACAGGCCGAGCACCTCTTTCTCCAACGCCAGCCGCTGCTCCTTGGTAAAGGGCGCCACATCAGGCAGAAAGTCTTCCTTCAGGCTGCTGTTCCCGCCAAAATCCAGCAAGGATATCTGGCCGGCAAGGCGGTCGCGTTTTTCGCGCTGCACCTGGTCCACCATCCGCTCTGCGCCAAGCAAAAGCTGAGCGCGGGTGCTTCCGGTATAGTCAAAGGCGCCACTTTTAATCAGGCCTTCCACCATGCGTTTATTCAAGGCTTTTAAATCGACTTTCTCACAGAAATCCCGAAAGCCCTTGAACGGGCCGCCACTCTCTCTGGCATTTACAATCGACACGATGGCATTTTTCCCAAGTCCCTTAATGGCGCCTAAGCCAAAGCATATCTTGTTGTTCTTTACAGAAAACTTATCATAGCTGACATTCACATCCGGCGGCAGCACCTTGATGTCATTTTTACGACAGTCCTCGATATATTTGGATACCTTTTTTTCATCATCCATCACAGAGGACATTAAGGCCGCCATAAATTCTGTGGGGTAATAGCATTTCAGCCAGGCTGTCTGGTAGGCAATAACCGCATAGGCCGCGGCATGTGATTTATTAAAGGCGTACTTGGCAAAATCCTTCATCTCCGCATATATCTGCTTTGCCACGTTTTCCGGCACGCCCCGGTGTACTGCGCCGTCGATGATAGACACGCCGTTTTCATCCACCTCGCCGTGGATGAAAACCTCACCTTCCTGGTCCATGACATCAATTTTCTTTTTCGACATGGCACGGCGGACCAGATCACTTCTGCCCATGGTAAAGCCTGCCACATCTCTGAATATCTGCATAACCTGTTCCTGATAAACCATACATCCGTAGGTAACGTTCAGAATCGGTTCCAAAATCGGGTGCAGATAGGTGATTGCCTCCGGACTTTTTTTATTTTCAATATATCTTGGTATCTGATCCATGGGGCCAGGGCGGTAAAGGGAAATACCGGCAATGATGTCTTCGAAATGCTCTGGCTGCAGATCACGCATAAACGCGATCATCCCTTTACTTTCAAGCTGAAATACCCCCAGTGTATCACCCTTGGACAGCATCTTGTAAACCTTGGAATCCTCGAGATCAATATTGTCTAAATTGATCTCTTTCCCCTGGCTGTGTTTTATATTTTCGAGGGCGTCCCGGATAACCGTAAGGGTTCTCAGGCCCAGGAAGTCCATCTTTATAAGCCCAAGGTCCTCCAGGAGTCCCATGGGAAACTGAGTGGTAATCATGTCTCCGTTTCTGTAGAGCGGCACATATTCCATCAGCGGCTTATCTGAAATAACTACACCTGCCGCATGGGTGGAGGCATGGCGGGCCAGCCCCTCCATGGATTCGGCCATATCCAGAAGCTTGGAAACCTCTGGATCGTTTTCCTTCATCTTTCGCAGCTCGCTGTTTTCTTCCAAAGCCTTTTCAATCGTAATATTCTGTCCGGGGTGCATTGGAATTTCCTTGGCCACCTTATCTACTGCATTGTAGGGCATATTCAAGGCTCTTCCCACATCGCGCACCGCACCTCTGGCGGCCATGGTACCAAAGGTAATAATCTGGGCTACATGATCTGCGCCGTATTTTCTGATAACATAATCAATGACTTCCTGTCTTCGTTCATAACAGAAATCGCAGTCGATATCCGGCATCGTGATTCGTTCAGGATTTAAAAAACGTTCAAACAGAAGATTGTATTTCAGGGGGTCCAGGGTCGTAATGTCCAGCCCGTAGGCCACGAGGCTTCCTGCTGCAGACCCCCGGCCAGGCCCAACCATGATGTCATGATCCTTGGCGTACTTAATAAAATCCCAGACCACCAGAAAATAATTGTCAAAGCCCATAGAGTGGATAACGTCGAGCTCATAATCCATGCGTTCCTTTATTTCCGGCGTGAGCTCCTGATACCGCTCCTTAAGGCCTGTTTCACAAAGCTTTCTCAGATAGTCGCCCGCAGAGCTTTCCCCCTCTGGGAGCTCAAACTCTGGCAAATGAGCGCTTTCAAGGTCAAAGCTCACATTGCAGCGCTCTGCAATTTTGTTGGTATTCTCAATGGCTTCCGGCACATCAATAAATAACCGGGACATTTCATCCGAGGATTTCAGATAAAATTCATCATTTGGAAACCGCATCCGCTCCTTATCATCCACAGAAGCAGCTGTCTGGATACACAAAAGCACATCATGGGCTTCGGCATCCTCTTTACGGACATAATGAACATCATTGGTCGCTACCAGAGGAATATCATATTTTTTAGAAAAATCGATGAGCACCTCATTGACCTGCGCTTCCTTCTGCATGCGGTGATCTTGTATTTCAAGGAAGAAATTTCCCTTACCGAAAATATCCTGATACATCTGGCAGATTTCGTTTGCTTTCTGCAACTGCCCTTCAATGATCAGCCTTGGAATTTCCCCGCCAATACAGGCTGACAGGCAGATGATGCCTTCATGATGCTTTCTTAAATAGTCATGATCAACCCTGGGTTTATAGTAAAATCCATCAATAAAGCCTTCCGATACGACTTTCATCAGGTTTTTATAACCATCGTTATTTTCGGCAAGCAGTACCAGATGATAGGGATTGGTATCAATGTTACCTTCCTTCTGGTCAAGACGGCGGGGCGAAACATAGACCTCGCAACCAATAAGCGGCTTGATGCCTTCCTCCAGGCAGGCTTTGTAAAAATCGACCGCGCCAAAAAGCACCCCATGGTCCGTAAGCGCGAGACTTTTCATTTTCAAATCCTTTGCTTCTTTCACGAGCTGCTTAATTCTTCCAAAACCATCTAAAAGGCTAAACTCACTGTGGACATGTAAATGTGTAAATTCAGATTCGATCTGGATTCCCTCCTTTCTCTGTTATTTTCCAATAATTTCTCATATTATATCACATTACGAAAACAAAATACACCCCCTATTGTCCCAGATGGATAATATTGTTCCCGGTTACAATTGCATTTTTTAAAGTTCCTGTTAAATAATTTGAATTATAATAGCAAGCGCAGTAGAGATATGGTATAATTATCAATTATAAAATAAATAAGGAGTGTCTTTTTATATGGGAAAAAACAAAACCGGCGGCATGGGCACCGGAAAAAAAGTAGCTTTGATTATCGTAGCCATCATTTTCGCTCTTATTTTGGGCGGGGGCTTATACGCCTACTCATACATCCAGAATACGATGAACAAAATGGACAAGGTTGATATTTCAGATAACGCTCAGGATTTGGGCATTACTGAAAACAAAAATGGTGAGATTGTCAATATTGCCCTTTACGGCATCGATGCCGCCGAAGGCGAAACCGGCCGTTCTGACTCGATCATGATCCTGACTTTAGACAATGTCCACAACCGCATCAAGCTGACCTCTGTCATGCGTGACTCTTATGTCGACATTGCAGGACACGGCATGGACAAAATCAACCATGCCTATGCTTTTGGCGGCCCTGAGCTTGCAATCCGCACGCTCAACGAAAATTTCGGGCTGAATATTACAGACTTTATGTCTGTCAATTTTACCTCAATGCCCGAAATCATCGATATGCTTGGCGGCGTTAGCATTGACATCACAGATGAAGAAATCGCGACCGGACAGATTCCCGGGCTGTACCAGTCTGGCACCCAGCTCTTAACGGGCGACCAGGCCCTGGCTTATTCCAGAATCCGCTATGCCAGCGGCAATGATTTTAAGCGAACTGAACGCCAACGGACCGTCTTAAACGCCCTTGTCGTAAAAATGATCCAGCAGCCTGTAACCAGCTACCCGGGTTTGATCAGTGATCTTGCACCTTATATTACCACCAGCCTTTCTAATCAGGAAATGCTTGATATGACTACCAAATATGGCGCGCTGGCGAAGCAGGGCATTAAGCAGAACCGCTTCCCACAGGATGATGACGCCAATGGTCAGATGATCGACGGTGTGTATTATCTGGTATTTGATATCCCAACTGTTCGTGAAAAAATGGACGCCTATATCTTTCAGGATCAAAGCGTTTAATAGAGGCTGATATAAAAATAAAAAAAGAACACCGTGTTGGGTGTTCTTTTTTTATATCTTTAATAATTATTTGTAAAGGTAAAGGTCGAGCTTGCTCCCTTACTGTCTGTAACCACCACTGTATGTTTTCCAGACATATAGCTAGTCACTGTGCCAATGATCTCCATTGCCTCGCCGTCAAGCGTAACAGAAGTAATCTGTTCCGGGCTGCTGTAAGCCAGCGTTACAAACTCAGAACTGACGGTTCCTCCATTTGTAAGCCCCGCCGGTGTCTGTGCAGTGATTACAGGGCCCTGTATCTGCGCTACTTCACCCGTGTAGGGCTCAGATTTAATATCAGAAGCCTTTTTTCCGCCTTCTTCAGCGATAACCACATTCGGATCAATTGAAAACCTTAGAACAGCTTTGCTGCCATTATTGTCTTCGACAATGATCTCATAATTACCCGGGTTTGACAGCAGAGCCTCTGTTACCTTTTCCTGTGACTGTGGATCGTTCAAAGATATTCCGTTGACGAAAGCATCCTTTAAACCGGAAGTCTTAAACGCGACAGATACATCGCTGTTTGTCACATTGTTTTCATTAAAAAGATTATTTGAGGTGATCGTAATCGTTGGAGCCGTGGTTTTATCCGTGCTTTGTACGCTGGTAGACGGCTGGTTCGCATTCGCTGCGACTTTCTTTTTGCCATCATTATTCCAGGTTTTTAAACCATATACAATAATGACGCAAAACACCACAAACAGAATAACAATCACTGTATTTTTTACATGTTTCATTTACTGAATTCCCACCCCTCCTAAACGTTTTTTGCCAGACTTCTTAAATGAAGGGAAAAAATGATGTTTTTTCTTAGGGCTGTATTCGATCGGACTGCACTGAATCGTCCCTCTATTACCAAGAACAATTGCTGGATTCAAATTCATAATTTGTTCAAATTCTTTACGTCCGACAATTTCTTCTGCACGATCCAATGCTCTTTCCATCAGCTCATAGCTCTTGACACGGTGTGCGTCGCTGGCCAGAAACTGAACCATATTGTGCTCCAGCATGATCTCAGCCGTCTCTTTAGAAGCACTGCCATAAAAGCCTGTCAAGCTTAATGCGTTTGTCTGTATATAAGTTCCTTTATCCATAAAGTCCAA containing:
- a CDS encoding LCP family protein; translation: MGKNKTGGMGTGKKVALIIVAIIFALILGGGLYAYSYIQNTMNKMDKVDISDNAQDLGITENKNGEIVNIALYGIDAAEGETGRSDSIMILTLDNVHNRIKLTSVMRDSYVDIAGHGMDKINHAYAFGGPELAIRTLNENFGLNITDFMSVNFTSMPEIIDMLGGVSIDITDEEIATGQIPGLYQSGTQLLTGDQALAYSRIRYASGNDFKRTERQRTVLNALVVKMIQQPVTSYPGLISDLAPYITTSLSNQEMLDMTTKYGALAKQGIKQNRFPQDDDANGQMIDGVYYLVFDIPTVREKMDAYIFQDQSV
- a CDS encoding DNA polymerase III subunit alpha, with the translated sequence MESEFTHLHVHSEFSLLDGFGRIKQLVKEAKDLKMKSLALTDHGVLFGAVDFYKACLEEGIKPLIGCEVYVSPRRLDQKEGNIDTNPYHLVLLAENNDGYKNLMKVVSEGFIDGFYYKPRVDHDYLRKHHEGIICLSACIGGEIPRLIIEGQLQKANEICQMYQDIFGKGNFFLEIQDHRMQKEAQVNEVLIDFSKKYDIPLVATNDVHYVRKEDAEAHDVLLCIQTAASVDDKERMRFPNDEFYLKSSDEMSRLFIDVPEAIENTNKIAERCNVSFDLESAHLPEFELPEGESSAGDYLRKLCETGLKERYQELTPEIKERMDYELDVIHSMGFDNYFLVVWDFIKYAKDHDIMVGPGRGSAAGSLVAYGLDITTLDPLKYNLLFERFLNPERITMPDIDCDFCYERRQEVIDYVIRKYGADHVAQIITFGTMAARGAVRDVGRALNMPYNAVDKVAKEIPMHPGQNITIEKALEENSELRKMKENDPEVSKLLDMAESMEGLARHASTHAAGVVISDKPLMEYVPLYRNGDMITTQFPMGLLEDLGLIKMDFLGLRTLTVIRDALENIKHSQGKEINLDNIDLEDSKVYKMLSKGDTLGVFQLESKGMIAFMRDLQPEHFEDIIAGISLYRPGPMDQIPRYIENKKSPEAITYLHPILEPILNVTYGCMVYQEQVMQIFRDVAGFTMGRSDLVRRAMSKKKIDVMDQEGEVFIHGEVDENGVSIIDGAVHRGVPENVAKQIYAEMKDFAKYAFNKSHAAAYAVIAYQTAWLKCYYPTEFMAALMSSVMDDEKKVSKYIEDCRKNDIKVLPPDVNVSYDKFSVKNNKICFGLGAIKGLGKNAIVSIVNARESGGPFKGFRDFCEKVDLKALNKRMVEGLIKSGAFDYTGSTRAQLLLGAERMVDQVQREKRDRLAGQISLLDFGGNSSLKEDFLPDVAPFTKEQRLALEKEVLGLYVTGHPLEKYENTLKEKTNLNSSMLDSYEDLRDSGIRDGGAVIIGGLIDDIKNQITRNGKLMAFMTLEDLYGRLEVVVFPNTLEKYRPLLTVDHAVIVRGKINYNEEMNVSVICEQVYPLSLKADIPQVKEERTVYAPSEQKEKLVIHFTDFTQKPLLKEIKSVLMKTPGQVPVELHFEKEHKKFGADKNLWVSVCDELINNLEAILGQNKVEVLK